The following are encoded together in the Lathyrus oleraceus cultivar Zhongwan6 chromosome 3, CAAS_Psat_ZW6_1.0, whole genome shotgun sequence genome:
- the LOC127132285 gene encoding probable transcription factor At5g28040, with product MASQQHDTVFPEEDMDDDEDEFHEYEEDEEDDDVLVDEEENDPPSSSRSVPSVTVAVPGSVISNGVIRPPILTPTATTIVFADSFPSDSKRQRIDQIEEKKPLEDSRKLFQRLWTDEDEMELLQGFLDYTTQRGSSHHNDTAQFYDQIKSKLQLDFNKNQLVEKIRRLKKKYRNVLNKISSGKEFVFKTAHDQATFEISRKIWNNVAPVPGDVAIDDDEINLNPSPNPNLNFSPVILKAEANSNTRKRSRPRSVIRTFEKRESIDLSIRDRDYLNINLNNPNPNPNPNPLPIPIPIPIPHPNPNPYTTTTATVNAAITPTITTTTTPNANTAINANNYSNNCSSIGNNVAGVIEETVRSCLSPVLKELVAGAGASAMGGSVGGARGGFGFSMNPVPFQFMNFGFGGGSGGEIVDEKWRKQQILELEVYSKRLELVQDQIKASLNELRSIGGTGE from the coding sequence ATGGCCTCACAGCAACACGACACCGTTTTCCCCGAAGAAGACATGGACGACGACGAAGACGAATTTCACGAAtacgaagaagatgaagaagacgACGACGTTTTAGTCGACGAAGAAGAAAACGATCCTCCTTCTTCTTCCCGCTCCGTTCCCTCCGTCACAGTCGCCGTCCCCGGTTCCGTCATCTCCAACGGCGTTATCAGACCCCCAATTTTAACTCCAACCGCAACCACCATCGTCTTCGCCGATTCCTTCCCCTCCGATTCAAAACGCCAACGTATAGATCAAATTGAAGAGAAAAAACCTCTCGAAGATTCACGCAAGCTTTTTCAGCGCTTATGGACAGACGAAGACGAGATGGAGCTCTTGCAAGGTTTCCTCGACTACACAACGCAGAGAGGATCTTCTCACCACAACGACACAGCTCAATTCTACGACCAAATCAAATCCAAACTCCAACTCGATTTCAACAAGAATCAACTCGTTGAGAAGATCCGAAGGTTGAAGAAGAAATACCGAAACGTTCTGAACAAAATCAGCTCCGGCAAGGAATTCGTCTTCAAAACCGCTCACGATCAAGCTACTTTCGAAATCTCGCGCAAGATCTGGAACAACGTCGCGCCGGTTCCAGGTGATGTTGCCATAGACGACGACGAAATCAACCTGAATCCAAGTCCGAACCCTAACCTCAATTTCAGTCCGGTAATTCTCAAGGCCGAGGCGAATTCGAACACGAGGAAGCGTTCACGGCCTCGATCCGTTATCAGAACGTTCGAGAAACGCGAATCTATTGATTTATCAATTAGAGATCGTGATTATCTcaatatcaacctcaacaatCCTAATCCAAATCCTAATCCTAATCCTCTTCCAATTCCTATTCCTATTCCAATTCCTCATCCTAATCCTAATCCTTACACTACTACTACAGCTACTGTTAATGCCGCTATAACACCTACTATTACTACTACTACTACTCCTAATGCTAATACTGCAATTAATGCTAATAATTATAGTAATAATTGCAGTAGCATTGGGAATAATGTTGCTGGTGTGATTGAAGAAACAGTGAGGAGTTGTTTATCGCCGGTGTTGAAGGAATTGGTAGCTGGTGCGGGTGCGTCTGCGATGGGAGGATCGGTTGGAGGAGCGCGAGGAGGCTTCGGTTTCTCGATGAATCCGGTGCCGTTTCAGTTCATGAATTTCGGTTTCGGAGGCGGCAGCGGCGGAGAAATTGTGGATGAGAAATGGCGGAAGCAACAGATTTTGGAATTGGAAGTGTATTCGAAGAGATTGGAATTGGTTCAGGATCAGATCAAAGCATCTCTTAACGAGTTGCGATCAATTGGTGGAACAGGAGAATGA
- the LOC127132284 gene encoding uncharacterized protein LOC127132284, with product MDSSLASSSSISASSSSQPNHPWFSFPFMLLTIKNLLLALITPNENRQEFPHLQNEGSEVALTENAKFRIGPFLTTLVFNPTFVSGMLVWFVAQSSKVLWNFFRRRRWDLRLMFASEGIIPSTHLALCTALPTSVAISHGVSHSLFPVSLGFCLIVMYDAVRLTRHAAEVVNTLPAVEERREEDLVGYALVRLFIVAMVGCMAAIFLIKLYCWILIVSLLFGLIMSFVCTYFFPLVSYVNRGRFWWGRPFSFVGSS from the exons ATGGATTCTTCTCTTGCATCATCCTCCTCCATTTCCGCTTCTTCTTCTTCTCAACCAAACCATCCTTGGTTTTCTTTCCCTTTCATGCTCTTAACCATCAAAAACCTGCTGCTAGCTTTGATAACTCCGAATGAAAACCGACAAGAGTTTCCTCACTTGCAAAACGAAGGGTCGGAAGTGGCTTTAACAGAGAATGCAAAGTTTAGGATCGGTCCTTTTCTAACTACACTGGTTTTCAACCCAACCTTTGTTTCTGGTATGTTGGTGTGGTTTGTGGCACAATCCAGCAAAGTTTTATGGAATTTCTTTAGGCGGAGGAGATGGGATTTGAGACTTATGTTTGCTTCTGAAGGAATCATTCCTTCCACCCACTTGGCACTATGTACTGCTCTCCCAACTTCTGTCGCTATCTCTCATGGTGTTTCTCATTCACTCTTTCCTGTTTCTTTGGGATTTTGTCTCATTGTCATGTATGATGCTGTTCGTCTCACAAGACATGCTGCTGAG GTGGTTAATACGCTTCCAGCTGTTGAAGAGAGGCGAGAAGAAGATCTTGTTGGTTACGCGCTAGTTCGACTATTCATTGTTGCGATGGTTGGTTGCATGGCAGCAATTTTCTTGATCAAACTGTATTGTTGGATATTGATTGTTAGCTTACTGTTTGGTCTTATAATGTCATTCGTATGTACCTATTTTTTCCCTTTAGTGTCTTACGTTAATAGGGGTAGATTTTGGTGGGGTAGGCCATTCTCTTTTGTTGGATCTTCTTGA